The following are encoded in a window of Carya illinoinensis cultivar Pawnee chromosome 15, C.illinoinensisPawnee_v1, whole genome shotgun sequence genomic DNA:
- the LOC122297040 gene encoding uncharacterized protein LOC122297040, translating to MTVTMQNHRLPAAVAATTPLSASSKHTVAFTTPPNYAARLSHLLTLKGYIPLWCPTVLVHPTPHILLPYLSPPFLQPFSALAFTSRTAIHSFSEAAAAARLNHPLLSSQGDTFLIAALGKDAELIDSDVLAKFCHEPNRIRVLVPPTATPRGLVESLGEGNGRKILCLVPLVVGLEEPSVVPDFLRDLEANGWAPVRVNAYETRWAGPECAREVVERCESGALSALVFTSTAEVEGMLKSLREFGWTNLGELVRERCPEMVVAAHGPVTAAGAERLGVKVDVVSSRFDSFDGVVDALGLR from the coding sequence ATGACCGTGACCATGCAAAATCATCGTCTTCCTGCTGCTGTTGCTGCAACCACCCCACTGTCAGCCAGCAGCAAGCACACTGTCGCCTTCACCACGCCTCCAAACTACGCAGCTCGCCTCTCTCACCTCCTCACCCTCAAGGGCTACATTCCTCTTTGGTGCCCCACTGTTCTCGTCCATCCGACTCCACACATACTTCTTCCTTACCTATCTCCTCCCTTCCTCCAACCGTTCTCCGCCCTTGCCTTCACGTCACGTACCGCTATCCACTCGTTCTCCGAAGCCGCCGCCGCAGCCCGTCTCAACCACCCTCTCCTTTCCTCTCAAGGCGACACCTTTCTCATCGCCGCTCTGGGCAAAGACGCGGAGCTCATCGACAGTGACGTCCTAGCGAAGTTCTGCCACGAACCCAATCGGATTAGAGTTTTGGTCCCTCCGACCGCGACACCTAGAGGTCTGGTGGAATCGCTTGGGGAAGGGAACGGTCGGAAGATTCTGTGTCTGGTCCCCCTCGTGGTGGGTCTGGAAGAGCCTTCCGTGGTCCCTGACTTTCTCCGGGACCTGGAGGCAAATGGGTGGGCTCCGGTCAGGGTAAACGCTTACGAGACGCGCTGGGCGGGGCCGGAGTGCGCGAGGGAGGTGGTGGAGAGGTGCGAGAGTGGGGCATTGAGTGCGCTCGTGTTCACGAGCACGGCCGAGGTGGAGGGTATGCTGAAGAGCCTGAGGGAGTTTGGTTGGACGAACTTGGGAGAACTGGTGAGGGAAAGATGTCCGGAGATGGTGGTGGCGGCGCACGGACCCGTCACGGCGGCAGGGGCGGAGCGGTTGGGGGTGAAGGTTGATGTGGTGAGCTCCAGGTTTGACAGTTTTGATGGTGTTGTTGATGCTCTTGGATTGAGATAA
- the LOC122297439 gene encoding leucine-rich repeat receptor-like protein kinase TDR, producing the protein MEILQRLSYNLLLASIFILASSAMDPYSEALLSLKSELIDDYHRLNDWLVPSGGNAAPGEVYACSWSGINCNKNNTIVIGLDLSMKNLNGVMSGKQFNIFTELVDLNLSYNSFSGQLPAEIFNLTSLRSLDISRNNFSGHFPVGISGLRNLVVFDAFSNSFSGSLPEEISQLGYLKVLNLAGSYFKGPIPSAYGSFKSLEFLHLAGNFLTGNLPPELGKLKTVTHMEIGYNTYEGSIPWQLGNMTELQYLDIAGANLFGQIPKQLSNLTKLESLFLFRNQLTGLIPWELSKIIPLKSLDLSDNQISGPIPESFAELKDLRLLSLMYNEMNGTVPEGIAEIPSLETLLIWSNFFSGSLPQSLGRNSKIKWVDVSTNNFIGSIPPDICSGGMLSKLILFSNNFTGNLSPSLSNCSSIVRLRLEDNSFSGEIPFRFSHLSDITYVDLSRNKFTGGIPSDLSQASKLQYFNISNNRELGGVIPAQSWSLPLLQNFSVSSCNVSGNIPPFQSCQSLAVVELNMNGLAGTVPKSVSNCRALERVDLANNNLSGHIPEVLASLPTLAVLDLSHNSFNGPIPVTFGDSSSLLLLNVSFNDITGSIPSEKLFRSMGSSAFVGNPQLCGAPLRPCVAILGSKGTGRLIWVLLLCAGVVIFIAASVFSVVYLQRGFRGQWKIVSFLGLPRFTVNDVLRSISSAESRETVQTQSDSACKAVLPTGIIVLVRKIEWGAKRIRLMSELITRMGNARHKNLIRLLGFCYNKHLAYILYDCLPNGNLAEKIRMKRDWAAKCNIIVGIAKGLCFLHHDCYPAIPHGDLKSNNIVFDENMEPHLAEFGFKYLQQLNEGSFPADSNKETDEFNRAIKDELYMDVYNFGELVLEILTNGKLTNAETSIHSKPTEVVMREIYNENEVDPRTSVQEEIKLVLEVALLCTRSRTCDRPSMEEALKLLYGLRPQDSNITPKAGRL; encoded by the exons ATGGAGATTTTGCAGCGCTTGTCTTACAATCTTCTCCTTGCTTCCATTTTCATCCTAGCATCATCAGCCATGGATCCATACTCGGAGGCCCTTCTGAGTTTAAAATCCGAGCTTATAGATGATTATCACCGTTTGAATGACTGGCTTGTGCCTTCTGGAGGGAATGCAGCACCTGGAGAAGTATATGCATGTTCTTGGTCTGGCATCAATTGCAATAAGAACAATACCATTGTTATAGGCTTAGACTTATCTATGAAGAATCTCAATGGTGTAATGTCAGGGAAGCAATTCAATATCTTCACCGAGCTTGTTGATCTCAACCTCAGCTACAACTCTTTCTCTGGGCAGCTTCCTGCTGAAATTTTCAATCTTACCAGTCTAAGAAGCTTAGATATCAGTAGAAACAATTTTTCTGGCCACTTTCCTGTTGGAATATCGGGTCTCCGGAACTTGGTTGTGTTTGATGCCTTCAGCAACAGCTTTTCAGGGTCATTGCCTGAAGAAATTTCTCAGCTTGGCTATCTCAAAGTTCTTAATTTAGCTGGGAGTTATTTCAAGGGGCCAATTCCATCAGCATATGGTTCTTTCAAGAGCCTTGAGTTTCTTCACCTGGCAGGAAATTTTCTGACTGGTAATTTACCACCAGAACTGGGCAAACTTAAAACAGTGACCCATATGGAGATTGGCTATAACACTTATGAAGGAAGCATTCCATGGCAATTGGGCAACATGACTGAGCTTCAGTATCTTGACATTGCCGGTGCAAACCTCTTTGGCCAAATACCAAAGCAACTCTCCAATCTCACGAAGCTGGAATCACTTTTTCTCTTCAGAAACCAGCTCACTGGATTGATTCCGTGGGAGTTAAGCAAGATCATTCCTCTTAAAAGCTTGGATCTCTCCGATAACCAAATTTCAGGGCCTATACCTGAGAGCTTTGCCGAGTTGAAGGACCTGAGACTGCTCAGTCTTATGTACAACGAGATGAATGGCACTGTCCCTGAAGGCATTGCAGAAATTCCATCCCTGGAAACTCTTCTTATATGGAGCAATTTCTTCTCTGGGTCACTTCCACAGAGCTTGGGCAGAAACTCCAAAATCAAGTGGGTGGATGTCTCCACAAACAATTTCATTGGCAGCATTCCTCCTGATATATGTTCAGGAGGCATGCTATCGAAGTTGATCTTGTTTTCGAACAATTTTACTGGCAATCTCTCACCATCTCTCTCAAATTGTTCTTCAATTGTTCGTCTTCGACTTGAAGATAATTCATTCTCAGGTGAGATCCCTTTTAGATTCAGCCATCTGTCTGATATCACTTACGTCGATTTGTCCAGGAACAAGTTCACAGGTGGGATTCCCTCAGACCTATCCCAAGCTTCCAAGCTCCAATATTTCAACATCTCTAACAACCGAGAATTAGGAGGCGTCATCCCTGCACAATCGTGGTCTTTGCCACTTCTTCAGAACTTTTCAGTGTCCTCCTGCAATGTTTCAGGCAATATTCCTCCATTCCAATCTTGCCAATCCCTTGCTGTTGTTGAACTAAACATGAACGGTTTAGCAGGAACTGTCCCGAAAAGTGTTTCTAATTGCAGGGCTCTTGAGAGGGTGGACTTAGCAAATAATAATTTGTCAGGCCATATACCTGAAGTTCTTGCAAGTCTTCCTACTCTTGCTGTCCTAGACCTGTCACACAATAGTTTCAATGGCCCAATACCTGTCACGTTTGGTGATTCTTCAAGCTTACTACTTCTGAACGTGTCTTTCAATGATATCACCGGTTCCATTCCCTCTGAAAAGTTATTCAGATCAATGGGTAGCAGTGCATTTGTTGGAAATCCTCAGCTATGTGGAGCACCCCTGAGACCATGCGTGGCAATATTGGGAAGCAAAGGCACGGGGAGGCTTATATGGGTCCTGCTACTGTGTGCAGGGGTGGTCATATTCATTGCAGCATCGGTTTTTAGCGTAGTTTATCTCCAGCGAGGATTTAGAGGCCAGTGGAAGATTGTCTCGTTTCTTGGACTCCCTCGATTTACAGTAAATGATGTTCTGAGGAGCATCAGTTCTGCCGAATCAAGAGAAACAGTGCAAACACAATCGGATTCAGCTTGCAAAGCAGTTCTGCCCACAGGTATAATAGTTTTGGTAAGGAAAATCGAATGGGGAGCGAAGAGAATACGGCTCATGTCAGAACTAATAACACGAATGGGAAATGCGAGGCACAAGAATTTGATTAGATTGCTGGGATTTTGCTACAACAAGCATTTGGCTTATATATTGTATGATTGCTTGCCTAATGGGAATTTAGCTGAGAAAATAAGAATGAAAAGAGACTGGGCAGCCAAGTGCAATATTATAGTCGGAATTGCAAAGGGACTTTGTTTCCTTCACCATGACTGTTATCCAGCAATTCCTCATGGGGATTTGAAGTCGAATAACATAGTTTTTGACGAAAACATGGAACCCCATTTGGCAGAATTTGGGTTCAAATATCTGCAACAGTTGAATGAAGGTTCATTTCCAGCAGATTCCAACAAGGAAACAG ATGAATTCAACAGAGCCATAAAAGACGAGCTTTACATGGACGTTTACAACTTTGGAGAGCTCGTTCTGGAAATTTTAACCAATGGCAAGTTGACAAATGCAGAAACAAGCATACATAGCAAGCCGACGGAGGTGGTTATGAGAGAAATTTACAATGAGAATGAAGTTGATCCTAGAACCTCTGTGCAAGAGGAGATCAAATTGGTTCTTGAAGTTGCTTTGCTCTGTACTAGGAGTAGGACCTGTGATCGGCCATCCATGGAAGAGGCACTGAAGCTGCTATATGGGCTGAGGCCACAAGACAGTAACATCACTCCTAAAGCAGGGAGGCTATAA